GTACGAACGTCCTTCACTTTGACGTCGAAAAGGGCCTCCACGGCTTCCTTGATTTCGATCTTGTTGGCCTTGGTGTCGACCTCGAAGACCACTTGGTTGTGCTCCTTCAGGCGCGCGGCTTTCTCCGTCAACGCGATCGGGCGCTTGATGACCTGTGCGTGATTCATCACTTGCTCCCCAGGCAGCGGGCCTCGAGCGCCTTGGCGGCGTCCTTGGAGACCACGAGATGGTCGTGCCGCAGGAGGTCGTACACGTTGACGCCCTCCGGAGGCAGGAACTGGTTCTTCTTCATGTTGCGAATCGAAAGCCGCAGCTTGTCGTTGCCCTTGGCATCGACGACCAGGGTCTTCTCCGAAGCCTTGAGGGCAGAGAGCACACCCGCCAGGGCCTTGGTCTTGGCCTCGCCGAGCTCCATGCTGTCGACCACGAGCATGCGACCTTCCTTGACGAACAAGGAAAGCGCGCTCTTCAACGCGCCGATGCGCACGCGCCGCGGGGGACGGTAGGACCAGTCCTGGGGCTTCGGGGGATGGGCGCGACCGCCGCCGACGAAGATCGGCGCCTTGCGGTCACCGTGTCGAGCGCGACCCGTGCCCTTCTGCTTGTAGAGCTTCTTGCCTGCGCCACGCACGGCCGAACGCTCCTTGGCGGCACGGGTACCCGCGCGCGCACTGGCCAGTTGTGCCACGACGACTTCGTGAAGGAGATGCTCCTTCACTTCGGC
The nucleotide sequence above comes from Polyangiaceae bacterium. Encoded proteins:
- a CDS encoding 50S ribosomal protein L23 → MNHAQVIKRPIALTEKAARLKEHNQVVFEVDTKANKIEIKEAVEALFDVKVKDVRTAVFRGKPKRLGRRIAPRRNWKKAVVTLRDGYDIQFFDESEE
- the rplD gene encoding 50S ribosomal protein L4, which translates into the protein MAKLDVFNLKREKVGEVDLSDDVFGAEVKEHLLHEVVVAQLASARAGTRAAKERSAVRGAGKKLYKQKGTGRARHGDRKAPIFVGGGRAHPPKPQDWSYRPPRRVRIGALKSALSLFVKEGRMLVVDSMELGEAKTKALAGVLSALKASEKTLVVDAKGNDKLRLSIRNMKKNQFLPPEGVNVYDLLRHDHLVVSKDAAKALEARCLGSK